Proteins from one Sabethes cyaneus chromosome 2, idSabCyanKW18_F2, whole genome shotgun sequence genomic window:
- the LOC128735203 gene encoding uncharacterized protein LOC128735203: MADEQVKAQLLARRKTLIDSLGRAEAFLAEYDISRDQNQVQLRLSHLDNVWANLDQVQLSIEDMETSKEGRALHDEVRAMYEPRLFTIKANLLTKLTPLIDNARSLQTPHANSTLSGIKLPTIALPEFDGNYNDWLTFHDTFLALIHNNVDVPAIQKFHYLRAAVKGEAAQTIESISISSANYAVAWECLVNRYANEYLLKKRHLQGLFNIPSMKRENASTLHGLVDEFERHIKILKQLGEPTEQWGSILEHLLCTRLHDDTLKAWEDHASTVNDPNYRCLIEFLQRRIRVLESISVNNDSNSAHSAGPSYTSRKPHQYSFPTYASTTGSAENCPVCHQQHPLYKCPKFNELSVLERQEIVNSKRLCHNCLKSSHFARQCMSNSVCKRCNRKHHTLLHPGRTNFTQNVSNASLSSSSGPSAGLNMENNNATTTESSLQMSIAATRGIHGSEVNRAPQPHSENVFLLTAVVQIIDSNGQPHLARALLDSASQPNLITDRLAHLLHLKRNRTNVTILGAGQLSKQVKESVVAQVKSRKMNFCCTAEFLIMDKVTANLPAQNVSVSGWKIPQELFLADPCFNKTQTVDMVLGAKHFYSFFPSSTRIQLEGQLPLLVDSVFGWIVTGSANSVPLSQNLASVYTCNVVSMLSLEDSLERFWQTEEIMVKDNYSIEERQCESHYQSATVRQGDGRYVVRLPRAPDFDVMLGESKTNTMQRFVRLEKRLERNPKLKQDYHEFIQEYLNLGHMRLIEVEDNDVSKAYYLPHHPVIKEASTTTKMRVVFDGSAKTSTGYSLNDALRVGPVIQDDLFTQILRFRTYPIALVSDIAKMYRQVLVHQDDRPMQRIFWRFSSAEPIRIYELSTVTYGLAPSSFLATRTLQQLATDEGNAYPLGGPALRNNFYVDDFIGGAQTIEEAIQLRTELADLLSKGGFILRKWSSNKLAVLQGLDETQIATKSTVRFSPNETIKALGICWEPEADLLRFDSNVTSHVCSPTKRSILSNIAKLYDPLGIIAPIVVRAKILMQELWLLSCKWDDPVPETIRQKWESFHSELTNISSYRVPRYAFLLESKVQLHTFADASEAAYGACSYIRCEDSKGNVKIQLLASKSRVAPLKRLTVPRLELCAAVLAAHLHDRVRGAIGMNVVQSYFWSDSAVTLQWLQSPPNVWQTYVAHRVAEIQHFTSGCVWYHIAGKENPADLVSRGMSVPDFLVNDLWKQGPRWLVYPEHDWPISEPPSVPENLLECKSIAKISAFVQETHMHPWFLRWSSYTKMLHVIAYCMRFVANIRAKTRTQPQSMASASRALSVEQTRKASLFLVKLVQKEAFANEIKILEKKESLPNGSKFRLLSPFIDEERVLRVGGRLNLSQLPYQTKHPVLLPDAHPFTRLLAEHYHVKMLHGGGRHLLTAIREEYWPLQGRRLARSVVRNCFRCNRFNPVPIQQTIGQLPASRVIPSMPFNVTGIDYAGPVYLNPVHRRAPAEKAYFCVFVRFATKAVHIELASDLSTQAFLCAFRRFIARRGRPAHVHSDNGKNFEGAKNEMARLFNMLESPIEQEKIGAFCIKEGITWHLTPPKAPHFGGLWEAAVKTAKRHLFRQLGASRLSFEDMSTILAQIEAQMNSRPLLPLSEDPNDLLALTPGHFLVGTSMNALPDPDVSHVPINRLDHYHKLQMYTQKFWEHWKREYLQELQRDTKHRSLPEKIQPGQMVIVVDELQAPIRWPLARIVDVHPGKDNITRVVSLRTSKGIIMRPTTKICLLPYAASSHQQESTLSAATNQQLAD, encoded by the coding sequence ATGGCAGACGAACAAGTGAAGGCGCAATTGCTGGCAAGACGGAAGACGCTGATTGATTCTTTGGGTCGGGCAGAGGCCTTTCTAGCTGAGTATGACATCTCACGTGATCAGAACCAAGTTCAATTGAGACTTTCGCACCTGGATAATGTATGGGCCAATTTAGATCAGGTGCAATTGAGTATAGAGGACATGGAAACTTCGAAAGAAGGTAGGGCGCTGCATGATGAGGTTCGCGCTATGTACGAGCCTCGTTTATTCACAATAAAAGCAAACCTGTTAACCAAGCTAACCCCCCTTATTGATAATGCACGTTCCCTCCAAACCCCGCATGCAAACTCCACTCTCTCGGGCATAAAATTGCCAACAATCGCTCTTCCTGAATTTGACGGCAATTATAATGATTGGCTCACTTTTCACGACACGTTTCTTGCGCTAATTCACAATAATGTGGATGTACCGGCCATTCAAAAGTTCCATTATTTAAGAGCCGCTGTGAAAGGAGAAGCGGCTCAAACCATTGAATCGATATCGATTAGTTCCGCCAACTATGCTGTGGCTTGGGAATGCTTAGTGAACCGCTACGCCAATGAATATTTGCTGAAGAAACGGCACCTGCAAGGACTTTTTAACATTCCATCTATGAAAAGGGAGAATGCGTCCACCCTCCACGGATTAGTGGACGAGTTTGAACGGCACATAAAGATCCTGAAGCAGCTTGGAGAACCGACTGAACAGTGGGGCTCCATATTAGAACATTTATTATGCACTCGATTGCACGACGATACCCTTAAGGCTTGGGAGGACCATGCATCTACGGTCAATGATCCGAACTACCGTTGTTTAATTGAGTTTTTGCAGCGGCGTATACGTGTGTTGGAGTCAATTTCCGTGAATAATGATTCTAATTCCGCGCATTCAGCTGGACCCAGTTACACGTCAAGGAAGCCACATCAGTATTCTTTTCCCACGTATGCCTCGACAACCGGTAGCGCCGAAAACTGCCCAGTTTGCCACCAGCAGCATCCGTTGTACAAATGTCCTAAATTtaacgaattatcagtattggAGCGACAGGAGATTGTGAACTCGAAAAGACTGTGTCATAATTGTTTGAAGAGTAGCCATTTCGCCCGTCAATGCATGTCTAATTCCGTTTGTAAGCGCTGCAATCGCAAGCATCATACACTGCTTCACCCTGGTAGGACCAATTTCACCCAAAATGTTTCTAATGCCAGTTTAAGCTCTAGTTCGGGACCATCGGCTGGTTTGAATATGGAGAATAATAATGCTACTACAACTGAATCATCGCTACAAATGTCAATTGCGGCCACCAGAGGTATTCATGGTAGTGAAGTCAACAGGGCACCACAGCCGCATTCTGAAAATGTATTTTTGTTAACGGCGGTGGTGCAAATTATCGATTCGAACGGTCAGCCGCATCTCGCTCGTGCTCTTCTTGATAGTGCCTCGCAACCAAATCTAATTACGGACCGGTTAGCTCATTTGCTCCATCTGAAACGAAACCGCACAAATGTCACTATTCTGGGGGCCGGCCAGCTGTCAAAGCAAGTAAAGGAATCAGTTGTGGCACAGGTTAAATCTCGCAAAATGAACTTTTGTTGCACCGCAGAATTTTTAATAATGGACAAAGTTACAGCCAACCTTCCCGCTCAAAATGTTTCAGTTTCGGGGTGGAAAATCCCTCAAGAGCTTTTTCTTGCAGACCCCTGCTTTAACAAAACTCAGACTGTTGATATGGTATTAGGCGCGAAGcacttttattcattttttcctAGTTCAACAAGGATCCAATTGGAAGGACAGCTTCCACTATTGGTTGATAGTGTATTCGGGTGGATAGTCACAGGATCGGCTAATTCGGTGCCACTTTCGCAAAATTTAGCTTCGGTATACACTTGCAATGTGGTCTCCATGCTTTCACTGGAGGACAGTCTAGAACGCTTTTGGCAAACGGAAGAAATAATGGTCAAAGATAACTACTCAATCGAAGAAAGACAGTGTGAGTCCCATTACCAGTCTGCTACCGTTAGACAAGGAGATGGAAGATATGTCGTTCGTTTACCACGTGCTCCAGATTTCGACGTAATGTTAGGAGAGTCTAAAACAAACACCATGCAACGGTTTGTGCGTCTAGAGAAACGCCTAGAACGGAACCCTAAACTGAAACAGGATTATCATGAATTTATTCAAGAGTATTTAAATCTGGGACATATGCGATTGATTGAGGTGGAGGATAACGACGTGTCCAAAGCATACTACCTTCCACATCATCCCGTGATAAAGGAAGCAAGCACTACTACCAAAATGCGAGTTGTTTTTGATGGTTCAGCCAAGACATCCACAGGTTACTCGCTGAATGACGCTCTGCGTGTTGGTCCAGTTATACAGGATGACCTTTTTACGCAAATCCTTCGTTTTCGTACTTATCCTATTGCACTAGTCAGTGACATTGCCAAGATGTACAGGCAAGTCCTAGTGCATCAGGACGACAGGCCAATGCAACGTATTTTTTGGAGATTTTCGTCCGCGGAGCCCATTCGCATTTATGAGCTATCTACTGTTACCTACGGTCTCGCTCCGTCATCGTTTCTTGCAACACGAACATTGCAACAGTTGGCAACGGATGAAGGAAATGCTTATCCACTTGGGGGTCCGGCATTGCGAAATAACTTTTACGTTGACGATTTTATAGGAGGGGCCCAAACAATAGAAGAAGCTATACAGCTACGAACAGAACTCGCTGATTTGCTGTCCAAGGGAGGTTTTATTTTGCGAAAATGGAGCTCCAACAAACTTGCGGTGCTTCAGGGATTGGATGAAACGCAGATCGCTACAAAGTCCACTGTGCGCTTCAGCCCTAACGAAACGATTAAGGCGCTTGGAATTTGCTGGGAACCCGAAGCGGACTTGCTACGTTTTGATTCGAATGTCACCAGCCACGTGTGCTCTCCAACAAAACGGTCGATTCTTTCAAACATCGCCAAATTATACGATCCGCTTGGCATAATCGCGCCCATCGTCGTAAGAGCTAAAATCCTCATGCAAGAGTTATGGCTATTGTCTTGTAAATGGGATGATCCAGTGCCAGAGACTATACGGCAAAAGTGGGAATCCTTTCATTCAGAGCTTACTAACATTTCATCATATCGCGTGCCACGCTATGCGTTTTTGTTAGAATCCAAGGTGCAGCTTCATACTTTTGCTGACGCTTCAGAAGCAGCTTATGGAGCATGTTCGTATATCCGATGTGAGGATAGCAAAGGAAACGTTAAGATTCAATTGCTGGCGTCCAAATCTCGAGTAGCTCCCCTCAAGCGTCTTACCGTTCCCCGGTTGGAACTGTGCGCAGCAGTACTGGCTGCTCATCTTCATGATCGTGTGAGAGGCGCTATTGGTATGAATGTGGTTCAATCGTATTTCTGGTCCGATTCCGCTGTTACGTTACAATGGTTGCAGTCCCCTCCAAATGTTTGGCAAACGTATGTTGCACACCGAGTAGCTGAAATACAACATTTTACCAGTGGGTGCGTTTGGTATCATATAGCGGGCAAAGAGAATCCAGCTGACTTGGTGTCACGTGGAATGTCTGTACCTGACTTTCTTGTTAATGATCTGTGGAAACAGGGCCCGCGGTGGTTGGTGTACCCTGAACATGATTGGCCAATCTCTGAGCCCCCTTCAGTTCCTGAAAATCTACTTGAATGCAAATCTATTGCCAAAATTTCAGCGTTCGTACAAGAAACACACATGCATCCGTGGTTCTTACGATGGTCTTCGTACACAAAGATGCTCCACGTCATTGCCTATTGCATGCGCTTTGTTGCAAACATTCGCGCTAAAACCAGAACACAGCCTCAGTCAATGGCTAGCGCTAGCAGAGCTTTATCTGTCGAGCAAACTCGCAAGGCAAGTTTATTTTTAGTAAAGCTCGTGCAAAAGGAGGCATTCgccaatgaaataaaaattctagaAAAGAAAGAATCGTTACCAAATGGATCAAAATTTCGACTTCTAAGTCCGTTCATTGATGAAGAGAGAGTGTTGAGAGTGGGGGGACGCTTGAACCTTTCGCAGTTGCCCTACCAAACCAAACATCCTGTCCTACTCCCTGATGCTCATCCTTTCACACGTTTGCTAGCAGAACATTATCATGTCAAAATGCTTCATGGCGGCGGGCGTCACTTACTAACTGCAATACGTGAAGAATATTGGCCTTTACAAGGTCGTCGATTGGCACGAAGCGTCGTTcggaactgttttcgttgcaaCCGGTTTAATCCCGTTCCTATACAACAAACAATAGGACAATTGCCGGCTTCCCGTGTCATTCCTAGTATGCCATTCAACGTAACTGGAATAGATTACGCTGGTCCCGTCTATCTCAACCCTGTACACCGACGCGCGCCAGCCGAAAAGGCATACTTCTGTGTATTTGTACGCTTTGCTACTAAGGCCGTTCATATTGAGTTGGCAAGTGACTTATCGACTCAGGCCTTTCTGTGTGCCTTCCGCCGTTTCATTGCCCGACGAGGACGACCAGCTCACGTCCATTCGGATAACGGGAAAAATTTTGAGGGAGCTAAAAATGAAATGGCAAGACTTTTTAACATGCTGGAAAGTCCCATCGAACAAGAAAAAATCGGTGCGTTTTGCATCAAAGAAGGAATAACCTGGCACCTTACCCCACCGAAAGCTCCGCATTTTGGTGGATTATGGGAGGCGGCGGTAAAAACAGCAAAACGACATCTATTTCGACAGCTTGGCGCTTCGAGACTGTCATTCGAAGATATGAGTACAATTTTAGCACAGATAGAAGCGCAAATGAATTCAAGACCTTTGCTGCCGCTCTCCGAAGACCCCAACGACTTGTTGGCCTTAACACCAGGCCACTTTCTCGTCGGTACTTCAATGAACGCCCTGCCCGACCCAGATGTTAGCCATGTTCCGATCAATCGCTTGGACCATTATCATAAGCTGCAAATGTATACGCAAAAATTTTGGGAGCACTGGAAGCGAGAATACCTGCAGGAACTTCAAAGAGACACTAAGCATCGTAGCCTCCCAGAAAAAATTCAACCGGGCCAAATGGTAATCGTGGTAGACGAGTTGCAGGCACCAATACGGTGGCCACTCGCCCGAATCGTCGATGTTCATCCAGGAAAGGATAATATAACCCGTGTAGTTTCACTGCGAACGTCAAAAGGAATCATAATGCGTCCAACAACCAAAATCTGCCTGTTGCCGTACGCCGCATCATCACATCAACAGGAATCAACGCTTTCGGCGGCCACCAACCAACAACTGGCCGATTAG